Proteins co-encoded in one Bradyrhizobium sp. 170 genomic window:
- a CDS encoding ABC transporter ATP-binding protein — translation MSDTILDVQGLVGGYGKMTILNGTSFSVPAGSITTVIGPNGAGKSTVFKAIFGLLKLREGRVVFKGRDVTGQSQRELLTSGICYVPQGRNIFPELSVRDNIQLGAVVAGRDITDLPERIEAALDKFPVLRTKATQQASTLSGGEQKQLEVARGLLLNPQLVLIDEPSIGLSPLMVQQTFNILKDLRDRGVSILMIEQNARSALEISDYGIVLELGQTRLVDTAQRVLNDPRIGQLFLGGAMTETAA, via the coding sequence ATGAGCGATACCATCCTGGATGTTCAAGGCCTCGTCGGCGGCTACGGCAAGATGACGATCCTCAACGGCACCAGCTTTTCGGTGCCGGCAGGCTCCATCACCACCGTGATCGGGCCGAACGGCGCGGGAAAATCCACCGTGTTCAAGGCGATCTTCGGCCTGTTGAAGCTGCGCGAAGGCAGGGTCGTATTCAAGGGACGTGACGTCACCGGGCAAAGCCAGCGCGAGTTGCTGACATCAGGCATCTGCTATGTGCCGCAGGGCCGCAATATTTTCCCTGAGCTGTCGGTGCGCGATAACATCCAGCTCGGCGCTGTCGTGGCGGGACGGGACATCACCGACCTGCCTGAGCGGATCGAGGCGGCGCTCGACAAATTCCCGGTGCTGCGCACGAAGGCGACGCAGCAGGCGTCGACGCTGTCGGGCGGCGAGCAGAAGCAGCTCGAAGTCGCCCGCGGCCTGCTGCTCAATCCGCAACTGGTGCTGATCGATGAGCCTTCAATCGGGCTTTCGCCGCTGATGGTGCAGCAGACCTTCAACATTCTGAAAGATCTTCGCGACCGCGGCGTATCGATTCTGATGATCGAACAGAACGCCCGCTCCGCGCTGGAGATTTCCGATTACGGCATCGTGCTCGAACTCGGCCAGACCCGACTCGTCGACACCGCGCAGCGCGTGCTGAACGATCCCCGCATCGGGCAATTGTTCCTGGGCGGTGCCATGACG
- a CDS encoding ABC transporter ATP-binding protein, translating to MTAVLEVSDIKKSFGGIKAVDGVSFDVQEGEILGLIGPNGCGKSTLFNCILGQLTPTDGEVKVDGKVVTGLRPSELNRLGVSRTFQLLQVFPKLSVRENLILAGQEHQGNMVSRLFGPSDAGLSAAADQMIGFFKLDHLATEAAGGLSYGQQKLLDAAMAFMGGPRLVLLDEPAGGVNLTMLGDLKERLAAINREKRATFVVIEHNMEFVMSLCTRVMVMAEGKLLAMGTPAEVRANPAVIEAYLGH from the coding sequence ATGACCGCGGTCCTCGAAGTCAGCGACATCAAGAAGAGCTTTGGCGGCATCAAGGCGGTCGATGGCGTCAGCTTCGACGTGCAGGAGGGGGAGATCCTCGGCCTGATCGGCCCGAACGGCTGCGGCAAGTCCACGCTGTTCAACTGCATCCTTGGCCAGCTCACGCCTACCGATGGCGAGGTCAAGGTTGACGGCAAGGTCGTCACTGGATTGCGGCCGTCCGAATTGAATCGTCTCGGTGTCAGCCGCACCTTCCAGCTGCTGCAGGTGTTTCCAAAACTGTCGGTGCGGGAGAACCTGATCCTCGCCGGGCAGGAGCATCAGGGCAACATGGTGTCGCGGCTGTTCGGCCCCTCCGACGCCGGATTATCAGCGGCGGCCGACCAGATGATCGGCTTCTTCAAACTCGATCACCTCGCGACCGAAGCCGCCGGCGGCCTGTCCTATGGCCAGCAAAAACTGCTCGATGCCGCCATGGCGTTCATGGGCGGGCCGCGGCTGGTGCTGCTCGATGAGCCCGCCGGCGGCGTCAACCTCACCATGCTCGGCGATCTCAAGGAGCGGCTGGCGGCGATCAACCGCGAGAAGCGCGCCACCTTCGTCGTCATCGAGCACAACATGGAATTCGTGATGTCGCTGTGCACCCGCGTGATGGTGATGGCGGAAGGCAAGCTGCTGGCGATGGGCACACCGGCCGAAGTGCGCGCCAACCCCGCCGTCATCGAAGCCTATCTCGGCCACTGA
- a CDS encoding branched-chain amino acid ABC transporter permease, producing the protein MTATGKYLRIALGIAVIAALIIVPMNFNRYGLYILSQWAVMTIAAMGLNLTLGYAGQVSLAQGAFVGIGAYAAAIMTAQGLPLVAALGVAIVLCFAIGWILGYPALRVQHHYLAFVTLAFSTLAFLVFRNEDWLTKGIYGISNIPRPNVMGFATNRPLPFYYFCLGSLALVSLAMWWLIRSPWGRAFVALRENPVRALSLGIDTRRYTLMAFAIGSALGGVAGTLYAPLTQYIDPVPFNLSLSLDLLMMVIVGGSGFFFGPFLGAMIAVLLPEWLRFTQGYYLMLYAVAVMLLLIYSPTGILGILDRYLTERRTKTASALRAVAKSRLETAP; encoded by the coding sequence ATGACCGCAACGGGAAAATATCTGCGCATCGCGCTTGGCATCGCCGTCATCGCGGCCCTGATCATCGTGCCGATGAACTTCAACCGCTACGGCCTCTACATCCTGAGCCAGTGGGCAGTGATGACGATCGCGGCGATGGGATTGAACCTGACACTGGGATATGCCGGCCAGGTCTCGCTGGCGCAGGGCGCGTTCGTCGGCATCGGCGCCTATGCGGCGGCGATCATGACCGCGCAGGGCTTGCCGCTGGTTGCCGCATTGGGCGTCGCCATCGTGCTGTGCTTTGCGATCGGCTGGATCCTGGGTTACCCGGCGCTGCGCGTGCAGCATCACTACCTTGCCTTCGTCACGCTGGCATTCTCGACGCTCGCCTTCCTGGTGTTCCGCAACGAGGACTGGCTCACCAAGGGCATCTACGGCATCTCCAACATTCCGCGGCCCAATGTTATGGGCTTCGCCACCAACCGGCCGCTGCCGTTCTATTATTTCTGCCTTGGCTCACTCGCGCTCGTCTCGCTGGCGATGTGGTGGCTGATCCGCTCGCCCTGGGGCCGCGCCTTCGTGGCGCTGCGTGAAAATCCGGTCCGGGCGCTGTCGCTCGGCATCGATACGCGGCGCTACACGCTGATGGCGTTCGCGATCGGATCGGCGCTCGGCGGCGTCGCCGGAACGCTCTATGCGCCGCTGACGCAATATATCGATCCGGTTCCCTTCAACCTCTCGCTCTCGCTCGATCTGTTGATGATGGTGATCGTCGGCGGCTCCGGATTCTTCTTCGGGCCGTTCCTGGGCGCCATGATCGCGGTGCTGCTGCCGGAGTGGCTGCGCTTCACGCAAGGCTATTACCTGATGCTCTACGCGGTCGCCGTGATGCTGCTGCTGATTTACTCGCCAACCGGCATCCTCGGCATTCTCGACCGTTATCTGACCGAGCGCCGCACCAAGACGGCATCGGCGCTGCGCGCGGTCGCCAAATCCCGGCTGGAGACGGCGCCATGA
- a CDS encoding branched-chain amino acid ABC transporter permease has product MSNLLDLLVAGLATGAIYALVAVGFTLLWQTSQTINFAQGEFVMLPAFLMLAVMHVGAPFWLAIILGILLSLLLLGLGFKLLLVDPMLRHGVLPLAIATMALAIGMKEAVKQFFSAEASPFPSIVPAGDVSILGRVVSLQSLGVLALAIAVVIGLTALLNRTSIGHQMQATAQNPTVARIIGVPVERMILMTFLINAFLVALASLLITPIYLAKFSSGEVLGQAAFIAAIVGGFNQVRGAIAGGLLIGVVDNLAAAYVSTQYRAAVPLILLIVIILFRPQGLLGRPEERTV; this is encoded by the coding sequence ATGTCCAATCTGCTCGATCTGCTCGTGGCAGGCCTTGCGACCGGGGCGATCTATGCCCTCGTCGCGGTCGGTTTCACGCTGCTGTGGCAGACATCGCAAACCATCAATTTCGCGCAGGGCGAATTCGTGATGCTGCCGGCGTTCCTGATGCTGGCGGTGATGCATGTGGGGGCGCCGTTCTGGCTCGCGATCATTCTCGGCATCCTGCTGTCGCTGCTGCTGCTCGGGCTCGGCTTCAAGCTGCTGCTGGTCGACCCGATGCTGCGCCACGGTGTGCTGCCGCTGGCGATCGCGACCATGGCGCTGGCGATCGGCATGAAGGAGGCGGTGAAGCAGTTCTTCAGCGCGGAGGCGTCGCCCTTCCCTTCCATCGTGCCGGCCGGTGACGTTTCGATCCTTGGCCGGGTGGTCTCGTTGCAGAGTCTCGGTGTGCTCGCGCTTGCGATTGCGGTGGTGATTGGCCTGACTGCGCTGCTGAACCGCACCTCGATCGGCCATCAGATGCAGGCGACCGCGCAGAACCCGACGGTCGCCCGCATCATCGGCGTGCCGGTCGAACGCATGATCCTGATGACGTTCCTGATCAACGCGTTTCTGGTGGCGCTGGCCTCGCTCCTGATCACGCCGATCTATCTCGCCAAATTCTCCTCCGGCGAAGTGCTCGGGCAGGCGGCGTTCATCGCGGCGATCGTCGGTGGCTTTAACCAGGTGCGCGGCGCCATCGCCGGCGGGCTTTTGATCGGCGTGGTGGACAATCTCGCTGCCGCCTATGTGTCGACGCAGTACCGCGCCGCCGTGCCGCTGATCCTCCTGATTGTCATCATCCTGTTCCGTCCGCAGGGACTGCTCGGCCGGCCCGAGGAGCGCACGGTATGA